A region of Actinomycetota bacterium DNA encodes the following proteins:
- a CDS encoding EAL domain-containing protein: MDGIRVLIADDEGEVRAALADLIDAERALELVGAAADADEAIELAIAELPDVALVDVKMPGGGGARAAREIVASSPQTRVLALSAYEDRTTVLEMLRAGAVGYLVKGTAPEEIVASIGRAVRGQTSLSAEVMGGVVHELSSQLRRQASETEARAQVMDRIRRVVDGEGMSIVFQPIFDLRDRTVEGMEALAWFAEEPTRPPDVWFHEAASVGLGTDLELTAIRLALSHAELLPARAYLSLNLSHRTATSPRLLDVLARGRADRLVVEITEHEAVEDYETLTEALAALRARGVRVAIDDAGAGFASLRHALRLDPHVIKVDISLVRDIDTDRARRALASALIRFAEEMDVAIVAEGIETQAELDTLLSLGVRFGQGYFLARPGPLTTMGHAPDLADTATGATVDG, from the coding sequence ATGGACGGTATCCGCGTACTGATCGCCGACGACGAGGGTGAGGTTCGCGCCGCTCTGGCGGACCTGATCGATGCGGAACGCGCGCTCGAGCTCGTCGGTGCCGCCGCCGACGCAGACGAGGCGATCGAGCTCGCGATCGCCGAGCTTCCCGATGTCGCGCTCGTCGACGTGAAGATGCCCGGTGGAGGTGGCGCCCGCGCCGCGCGCGAGATCGTCGCTTCGTCGCCGCAGACCCGCGTGCTCGCGCTCTCCGCCTATGAGGATCGGACGACGGTGCTCGAGATGCTCCGTGCCGGTGCGGTCGGATACCTCGTGAAAGGCACCGCCCCCGAGGAGATCGTCGCCTCGATCGGCCGCGCGGTCCGCGGCCAGACATCCCTGTCGGCGGAGGTGATGGGCGGCGTCGTCCACGAACTCTCGTCGCAGCTGCGTCGTCAGGCGAGTGAGACCGAAGCCCGCGCGCAGGTGATGGACCGGATCCGCCGCGTCGTCGACGGCGAGGGGATGTCGATCGTCTTCCAGCCCATCTTCGATCTTCGCGATCGCACGGTCGAGGGCATGGAGGCACTCGCATGGTTCGCCGAGGAACCGACGAGGCCGCCGGACGTCTGGTTCCACGAAGCCGCCTCGGTCGGTCTCGGCACCGACCTCGAGCTGACCGCGATCCGTCTCGCCCTGTCGCACGCCGAACTGCTTCCGGCCCGCGCCTACCTGTCGCTGAACCTCTCCCACCGGACGGCAACGTCGCCGCGCCTGCTCGATGTTCTCGCGAGAGGGCGGGCCGACCGATTGGTCGTCGAGATCACCGAGCACGAAGCCGTCGAGGACTACGAGACGCTGACCGAGGCACTCGCGGCGTTGCGCGCTCGTGGCGTCCGCGTCGCGATCGACGACGCGGGCGCCGGGTTCGCCAGCCTGCGTCACGCCCTTCGCCTCGATCCCCACGTGATCAAGGTCGACATCAGCCTCGTCCGAGACATCGACACGGACCGGGCGCGGCGGGCGCTCGCCTCGGCGCTGATCCGATTCGCCGAGGAGATGGATGTTGCGATCGTCGCGGAGGGGATCGAAACGCAAGCCGAGCTGGACACGCTCCTCTCCCTCGGGGTGCGCTTCGGTCAGGGGTACTTCCTGGCCCGGCCGGGTCCCCTCACCACGATGGGGCACGCGCCAGACCTTGCGGACACGGCCACCGGCGCTACCGTGGACGGATGA
- a CDS encoding response regulator translates to MNEMDRIRVLIAEDEPAVRAALADLVGSDPGMDVIGTAGDADEAIDVARDHHPDVALVDVKMPAGGGVRATKEILRESPQTHVVALSAYEDRRTVLDMLRAGVVGYMVKGTPAEEILYTIRRSMHGQGSLSVEVTADVIHELTNLLERSESLTRELQDLNRTKSELIQILSHELFTPITTIQGFALTVAEHGGEMTPDELQDLLHGVSRAGNRIKRLIGNLAAAARLDREGVEVSTRPVRVGEIVERAASEFGSTSERIELPGRRELDRKIWADLDLGTRALVVLLENALSLSPSDESVRVQLDARDGELRIGVLDRGPGIPSDLRERIFGAFTQADASTTRSHEGLGIGLYLARRIMSAHGRRIDLEARDGGGSAFRLSFPALDERAA, encoded by the coding sequence ATGAACGAGATGGATCGGATCCGGGTGCTGATCGCGGAAGATGAGCCGGCCGTGCGCGCGGCGCTCGCCGACCTCGTGGGCTCGGACCCGGGCATGGACGTGATCGGGACCGCAGGCGACGCCGACGAGGCGATCGACGTCGCGCGCGACCATCACCCCGATGTCGCGCTCGTGGACGTGAAGATGCCGGCGGGTGGCGGAGTTCGTGCCACGAAGGAGATCCTGCGGGAATCGCCGCAGACCCACGTCGTCGCCCTGTCGGCCTACGAGGACCGTCGAACCGTGCTCGATATGCTGCGCGCAGGCGTGGTCGGGTACATGGTCAAGGGAACGCCGGCCGAGGAGATCCTCTACACGATCCGCCGGTCGATGCACGGACAGGGATCGCTGTCGGTGGAGGTGACGGCGGACGTGATCCACGAGCTGACGAACCTGCTCGAACGCTCCGAATCCCTCACCCGCGAACTCCAGGACCTGAACCGCACGAAGTCCGAGCTGATCCAGATCCTGTCCCACGAGCTCTTCACCCCGATCACCACGATCCAGGGGTTCGCGCTGACGGTCGCCGAGCACGGGGGTGAGATGACTCCCGACGAGCTGCAGGACCTGCTGCACGGGGTGTCCCGTGCGGGGAACCGGATCAAGCGCCTGATCGGGAACCTGGCCGCCGCCGCGCGCCTCGACCGCGAGGGTGTCGAGGTGTCGACGCGCCCGGTCCGGGTCGGCGAAATCGTCGAGCGCGCCGCTTCCGAGTTCGGCTCGACGAGCGAGCGGATCGAGCTCCCCGGCCGGCGCGAGCTGGACCGGAAGATCTGGGCCGACCTCGATCTGGGGACGCGCGCCCTCGTCGTCCTGCTCGAGAACGCACTGTCGTTGTCCCCGTCGGACGAGTCGGTACGCGTGCAGCTGGACGCACGCGACGGGGAGCTACGGATCGGGGTGCTCGATCGCGGCCCGGGAATCCCGAGCGATCTGCGGGAACGCATCTTCGGGGCGTTCACGCAGGCGGATGCGAGCACGACCCGCTCGCACGAAGGTCTCGGGATCGGGCTCTACCTCGCGCGACGGATCATGAGCGCACACGGCAGACGGATCGACCTGGAAGCCCGCGACGGCGGAGGCAGCGCGTTCCGCCTGTCGTTCCCGGCGCTGGACGAGCGCGCCGCCTGA
- a CDS encoding response regulator has translation MSEAGNGSDGGPGGRADQPGIGQSEDGGAEHVLVVDDDPFIARLLEIELRATGYDVAVAGDGKEALERVRERVPALVLCDVMMPNMDGLELTRRLRSDPSTSGVSVILLTARGLSADKLEGFSVGADDYIVKPFDTPELLARIRGVLRRAREMRAQSPLTGLPGNVRIQDEIDERVTDGRPFAILYTDLDAFKAYNDHYGFARGDQMIQFTAGMLQEVATGIAGIDAFVGHVGGDDFVLIVDPQYAQPIAERIVQRFDAESGALYDTTDHAQGFIQLMSRSGESIRFPLLSISIGIATTDRRSYSHYAEAVAIATEMKQFTKQQAGSSWALDRRTI, from the coding sequence ATGAGCGAGGCAGGCAACGGATCGGACGGCGGGCCGGGCGGGCGCGCGGACCAGCCAGGGATCGGGCAGAGCGAGGACGGGGGAGCCGAGCACGTCCTCGTCGTGGACGACGACCCGTTCATCGCCCGTCTGCTCGAGATCGAGCTGCGTGCGACCGGCTACGACGTCGCGGTGGCCGGCGACGGCAAGGAGGCGCTCGAGCGGGTGCGCGAACGTGTCCCCGCCCTCGTGCTGTGCGACGTGATGATGCCCAACATGGACGGGCTCGAGCTGACCCGCCGGCTGCGTTCGGATCCCTCCACCTCGGGCGTGAGCGTGATCCTGCTCACCGCCCGCGGGTTGTCCGCCGACAAGCTGGAAGGGTTCTCGGTGGGCGCCGACGACTACATCGTCAAACCGTTCGACACACCCGAGCTCCTCGCGAGGATCCGAGGCGTCCTTCGCCGGGCGAGGGAGATGCGAGCGCAGTCCCCGCTCACCGGGCTGCCGGGCAATGTCCGGATCCAGGACGAGATCGACGAACGCGTCACCGACGGCCGGCCGTTCGCGATCTTGTACACCGATCTCGACGCCTTCAAGGCCTACAACGACCACTACGGCTTCGCGCGCGGCGACCAGATGATCCAGTTCACGGCCGGGATGCTCCAGGAGGTCGCCACCGGCATCGCGGGGATCGACGCGTTCGTGGGACACGTGGGGGGCGACGACTTCGTCCTCATCGTGGATCCGCAGTACGCCCAGCCGATCGCGGAGCGCATCGTGCAGCGGTTCGACGCGGAGTCGGGTGCTCTGTACGACACGACCGACCACGCCCAGGGCTTCATCCAGCTCATGAGTCGTAGCGGCGAATCGATCCGGTTCCCGTTGCTGTCGATCTCGATCGGGATCGCGACGACCGACCGTCGTTCGTACTCCCACTACGCCGAAGCGGTCGCGATCGCGACGGAGATGAAGCAGTTCACGAAGCAGCAGGCGGGCTCATCGTGGGCCCTGGACCGTCGCACGATCTGA
- a CDS encoding response regulator, protein MSETSEAEGTRGADRVLVVEDDPFISRLLTLELGAEGYLVDSAVDGQEALEKALATLPDLVLCDVMMPRMDGFELTRRLREDPRTEGTTIIMITARGLGADKLEGLSSGADDYIVKPFDNEEVIARVRGALRRGRYLRSQSPLTGLPGNLRIEDEIEARIAAGEGFAVLYLDLDNFKSYSDRYGFVRGDDALRATGGLIRDAAEEVGGAGSFVGHIGGDDFVVLTEPGRAVALAEEVIRRFDASVASLYEPGDADAGYLESEDRMGHLQRFPLLSISIGIATTDVRGFVHRAEAVALATELKNLAKRTPGSAVAIDRREGSG, encoded by the coding sequence AAGCGGAAGGGACGCGAGGGGCCGACCGCGTTCTCGTCGTCGAGGACGATCCGTTCATCTCCCGCTTGCTGACCCTCGAGCTCGGGGCCGAGGGGTACCTGGTGGACTCGGCGGTCGACGGCCAGGAGGCGCTCGAGAAGGCGCTCGCGACCTTGCCCGACCTGGTGCTGTGCGATGTGATGATGCCGCGGATGGATGGGTTCGAACTGACCCGCCGTCTGCGGGAGGATCCGCGCACCGAGGGCACCACGATCATCATGATCACGGCGCGAGGCCTCGGCGCGGACAAGCTCGAGGGGCTCTCCTCCGGCGCGGACGACTACATCGTCAAGCCGTTCGACAACGAGGAGGTGATCGCGCGCGTCCGCGGCGCGCTGCGGCGGGGACGCTACCTGCGATCCCAGTCACCGCTCACCGGGCTGCCGGGGAACCTTCGGATCGAGGACGAGATCGAGGCCCGCATCGCTGCGGGAGAGGGGTTCGCCGTGCTCTACCTCGACCTGGACAACTTCAAGTCCTACAGCGACCGCTACGGCTTCGTCCGTGGCGACGATGCGCTGCGCGCGACCGGTGGTCTGATCCGGGATGCCGCCGAGGAGGTCGGTGGTGCGGGGTCGTTCGTCGGACACATCGGGGGCGACGACTTCGTCGTCCTGACCGAGCCCGGCCGGGCCGTGGCGCTCGCCGAGGAGGTGATCCGCCGCTTCGATGCATCGGTCGCCTCGCTCTACGAACCGGGGGACGCCGACGCCGGCTACCTCGAGTCGGAGGATCGGATGGGCCATCTGCAGCGGTTCCCGCTCCTGTCGATCTCGATCGGGATCGCCACGACGGACGTTCGTGGATTCGTGCACCGGGCCGAGGCCGTCGCTCTGGCGACGGAGCTGAAGAACCTCGCGAAGCGCACCCCCGGGTCGGCCGTCGCGATCGATCGCCGGGAGGGTTCCGGCTGA